The sequence TCTTAATTCACGATTAATATTATCTGGTTTGGTGCAATGCTTTATGCTAATTGATCGTCTTTATTATAACCTGTTTTTGTTCTCAGGTTTAAACAATAGATAGGAATACAGGTCCCGGCTCTTCCTTTGGATAAGCCGGGCCTATTACTTAGTTTAGTCATATCTGATATTAGTTAGCGGATGAGGTTATTGTGTACCTAACCGATTAAGTACGCTTAATAAATTCACCCAGAATTTCCAGGCCGTTTGCATACCTTTGGGTAAGTCATCTAGGGACAACGAGATAGACGCCGTTTATACCTTTTGATTATGTGAACGCCCCGTCTGGCTTTTAGTTAGCGGGGCTATTTTGTTTACTTGGCTTGATTAAGGGTTACTGGAATCTATTAATTGTCCCATCTTTATATCGTCATCATCTACTAGCGCGCCATACACTGCTTTTTTGTTTGAAGAAACTCACGCTTGCTCTTCATGAACATCATCAGCTAAAGAAGGCTACTGGGTATGGGCAGAACCATGCTTATTTCCCGTTTGGGCCGCCGATCAGTAAATAATACAACCTGTTATCCTCAAAATGGGTCCAAATAGTAGAATAGGTTAAGAAAGCTTTAATCATGAAGGAAGTGTTTATTCTGCTAAGTATTGGAGCTCATCTCCTGTTTTCGCTTCACTATGCGACGCAGGCTTACAAAGAGCCAATGACGCTACCTAAACGCCTGCCCTCGCTTGTAAAGGCTTTGGTGTATGGTACATTTGGCCTTTTGATGCTATATGGATGGCTACATTTAGGATTGAAATCAACGAAATCCGAGCGAGCGAGGAACTCTCAAACGACAATCTCCCAAAAAGGATAATTACCGTTTAGCCTATTAGCGTTTGCATTAAATAGGAAATGGCAGGTCTACTTTCGAATTGTTACGTCTAAGCGTATAGACGCTGAATCTTACCAAAATCTTCACTTTCTATTTACAGTATTTTCTACCCAATCGAAAGCTTCTTTACACCCTGGCCGTTTCTACTCAACCTTAAACCTATAGAAGTAAATCAGTTGCTTCTATAGCCGAGTCAATAACAGCCATTAAATCCCCGGAATTAGAAGCCAGATCAAGCTGATCTTGCAATTTTATTAATACGTCCTTTTCATGACTAGGCAAGGAGTATCTCAAAGAATAAGCTAATCCTTTGCCTATTAGCTTCTTAACATACTTAAAGTGCTCTTCTACTGAACCTCGATTAAGTCTGGGCTTGCCCTCTTCTAAAAGAATCAAATCCTTCATTACTGAAAGATGAGTTTCATCGCTTGGATCACTGCCACAGTTAAGCGCACGGCACATAAACGTTTCATACCGCGATGCGGTCACGTATGCATTTGCATCATCCATGATTTTCTTTGGCAAGTTTTGCTATGAAAATAAAAACGAGTCAGCAAGATAGAAATACACAGCCAGAAAGTACATATCATCAGCTACTTACAATGAAATAGCGATTAAATCCGTAAGCTCAGTCAGTACACATTATAGTGCTGGCGGTTTGAAGAAACCACACAGGTGAGGACGGTTCGCCCAAGTACTGGTTGGCTATGTCGCTTCTTAAAACCTGATCGCTCATTATGGCTGAAGCTCTATGTACTCCAATGGTCAGGTTGAAGTACTCTATCTTATATCAATACTTGCAAAGCGGTGTCAAATTGGGTAGCCATCTAAGCAACTTTACGTAGTTAATCTTCACCTACGATGGAAAGTCTGGCTGTAGGGTTGCACCTAATTAGGTAGTTTTACAATCCCTCCAACCCGAATCAGAATCTTCCCTGAAAGTTCTATAAAACTCGGCTGAGCAACTACTCCATTAGGAACCTCAATTATATGTCCCTTATTTATTTTCACCAGACTACCAACACCTGGTACTACAGAGCAGGACCAAACAGTTGGATCGTTCCAATTACCCGATTTTAGCGTTTCATTAATGCAGAAATTATCATTAATTGAGATTAAATATTGACTAAAAGAGTCAATTTTTTCATTTGAAAACTCCAAAGAACTTTCACTATTTGCAGCATAAGTAAAATTAATCGCATTGCCCAGCTTAGTTAGCCACGTTGTTCTATCAAATGAATTCGATGGCCGCTTATACAGATTAAAATTCGTTAGTCTGCTATTATCCGGTAGCGGCAATTTGCCGAATTTTATTTTTTGTATGGGAGTAAATGTCGCATTTGTTCCATAATTATTAATGATATAATAGCCTTTGTTAGGCACTGAATAGGAGATTGAGTCTGGGTAGCTATCTGGCGCACCGTTCAATCTAAAGGCAACTACCTCGCCATTAGGAAATGTGCCAACATTAGGCCAAAAAAGTTCGATTCCAGTTCCAGGAAATGTATGCTGTCCACCGACAGTTATATCCTTACTAAAGCTTTGACCCGAAGCAATTGGCGCTGTTGACGGTATTAGAAAATTGGAATCAGGTAAAGTTATCAATGAACCAGAAACTAATTCCCAAACATATCGTGGATTTGAAGGTCCGGTTTGATTAAACTGAATGTATTTTATCAAACCAGTTTCGGCTATTCCTTCTCTTAATATCAAATGTTTTTTTTGGCGAATTTCAGTTTGAGATAACGCATAATTATAAAATTTCACCTCATCAATTTCACCTTCAAAATTACCACCCTGATGAAGGATATCAGGGTTAATAAAAAAAGGTTTTGTTGAAAGGTTGATAGGTAGCATTGGCCCAGCGTTTACAATTTCAGCAACTCCATTCAAATAAATTTTGACATTAGTTGGTGAGTAAACAAGTACGACATGGTTCCATTGCGTTGAATCAGCGATTAACTTGCTTTTTTGCCGAAATGTAACAGTATTATCCGTATAGCATAAGTTCAGGTTTTCAGTATATCCATTATATGAGAAACCCAAGCCAAAACCATATATAGAATTTGGATACGTATACTGCCCAATTATCTGGCTAAAGCTTTTTTGATTACCCTTGGGTTTGATCCAACAACTAATAGAAAACGAATTAGAGTTAATGCCGATAGTACCGATATTAATTTCTTTACGCTCACCTGATACAGTAAGTGCTTTGCCTGGTAAGGTATCGGATATGCATAAGCTTTTATTAAAATTAATCATATTGCTCACTGTTCTGATTGACGAACTATCCTGATTATTTTTTACTGTTAATGAAACAGTATAAAGGCCTGGGCCAGGATAAGTGACTTTTGGTTCGCGAACGTTTGAATTATTCACAAAAGAAGCTCCGGGAAAGTCCCACTTCCAGCTTGCTCCTGCATAATCAAGTATTGAATTATCGGTGAATGTTACCGTATCTTTATCACAGCTTATTTTATTTTTATTTGCCATGGGAATAGAAATGGGTGTACTTGCGGAATATAATGGACTCTCCCAAATACCTCTATTACCGGCCAATCTCAATTTATTATCTCTATAAAAAATAATTCCACCTTGCCTTGCTTCGAAATTTCGTGGCAGGCCTGTATTAAAATCTACCCAGTCAGCTAAATTATTATCCCTATAATAAACACTGGCATTCGGCGTATTCTGTATTGCATAAATTCCATCGTTAGTGCCTCCCTGAGCGGCTAAAAAGCTAATGTTTTTATTATTTAGTAATGTACCTGTATAATTAACCCAGGTATTTCCGGCATCGACCGACTTAAATACTTTATTGGACGCGGTTCCACCTTTTTGGCAAAACCATAATATATCTTCATTGCCAGAATTCACAACAATATCACTGTTGTAATATTTAAATACCACTCCACTTGGCAAAAATAGTTGCAACCATGTAATTCCACCATCTGTAGTTTTCCATAACCCTGTTGTAGTAATCAGATAGATTCTGTCAGGATTGCTTTTCGATATATCATATCGCCAAACATTTGTGCCAAAATCTTTAAGCTCATAATAGGTCAGTCCATTGTCCTCTGACTTCCATAAGCTGTTTTTATAACCAACATAAAAAATATTACTGTAATATGGATGAACTATTAACTTGCTGCTAAATTCTCCATAATTTACATTTGATGGCCATTTTTGATTCTGGTTATCGGCATTTTCGATCTTTCCAGCAAGTGATTGAGGAATAACTTTTGTGCCAACATCTCTAAAACCTATCTTGCCTTTTTTACCTGGTACTGGAAATACATGGCCGGTGGCATCTTCTCCCCCACCAACCAAAAGTGTATTTCCTGAACCATACGGTTCATATAAGGCTCCATTTCCATTATGATACCTACCCCCCACGACTAAATCTTCGGCCCAACCTTGATCAAAACCCCAAAAATCTGAACCAGATAGGCCTTTATGGCGAATCGAAAAATTAGCAGTTTCTGAAAAAAAATCACTGGAATAAACCACGCCCCCATCAGTGGAAATATAGGAGTCCATTCCATTTGCTACCATGCTTTGCATATCAGGATGCAAAGGAAATGATCCAATATATCCGCCAATCGGTTTGAAATTGGCACCACCATCCGTTGATTTCCAGGCTGAGGTCGTTCCAACGATTAGATGATCGGCGTTGGCTGGGTTCATCATTATCGCCAGATCATAGTAACCTTGCCCATTTGACATACCATTAGTTGTATCACGCCCTTTTAAACCTGTTCCTGTAAACGTAGTTATTACTGACCAAGACTGCCCAAAATCAGTACTTTTCAACAGCTTGGGGAAATCATTCTGTAAGGTGATGCAAAAAACAATATCAGGACTAACTGTAGTGGAATTTGTAGTAGCTAATCTGGCTCCTCTCGAAAAAGTATTCGCTGGGGATGGCTTCTCTGAAAAACTTACACCTCCATCAGTTGAGTAAAATATTTTTATAGTATCTGCCGATGACGCCCCCACCGCTATAACAATATCAGGGGATTTTCGACTATAAATTATATCGTAAAGTTTGGTGCCAATCGGAATTTTGTTTGGAATTGGCGATGTAAGAAAAACGGGTATTTTCCAGCTTGCCCCCCCATCACTACTCAGGTAAATATTATTTTGAGCAGCTATAATTACATTCCCATTGGGCTGAATTAAGATTTTGTTTACTTTGGTTTGAGTAAATGTAGCTAAAGTTGTCCATGTAGCTCCTCCATCTGTTGTTTTCAATAAGCCAACATTATTAGAAAATGCATAAACCAAATTTGCATTTCCCGGAGAAACAGCTATTGCACTTACAGATCCGGATAAAAAGTTATCATTGATAGAGTTCCAATTTAGTCCTTTATCCGTCGATTTAAAAATTATACCAGTCTCGGAGCCTGCATACAATATAGAGGAATCACTGGGTGCTATTGCTATTCTATAGATGTTGACCTGATAGTTTTTGAGTCCCTTATTATTATCGCTAAAAGTTTGCACAGGTCCTAAAAGAGACCATGATCCCGAATTTGTCGATTTTTTCGCGCCTTTACCCGCCTGATTTTTATTTTTTTCAAACTCACTTTGCAGTGATTTGTAAAGTCGCTTATCGATTTTAACAGAACCATCATTTTGAATAAATACTCGATTTTGGTTTAACCACCTTTCAAATGCTACCTCATAGGGATCTTCATCCTTCTCGTCCTCAATTTCATTTTCTTGAACGTCTTTTACTGATGATTCTTTTTTTTTCTTATTTTCTTTAATTAAAGAT comes from Spirosoma aureum and encodes:
- a CDS encoding LamG-like jellyroll fold domain-containing protein, with the translated sequence MAVLVKKIYKIITFILFSTQLIAQKSEIFNIPKNIEEPDWVKKVDWNNPNVFVIESLIKENKKKKESSVKDVQENEIEDEKDEDPYEVAFERWLNQNRVFIQNDGSVKIDKRLYKSLQSEFEKNKNQAGKGAKKSTNSGSWSLLGPVQTFSDNNKGLKNYQVNIYRIAIAPSDSSILYAGSETGIIFKSTDKGLNWNSINDNFLSGSVSAIAVSPGNANLVYAFSNNVGLLKTTDGGATWTTLATFTQTKVNKILIQPNGNVIIAAQNNIYLSSDGGASWKIPVFLTSPIPNKIPIGTKLYDIIYSRKSPDIVIAVGASSADTIKIFYSTDGGVSFSEKPSPANTFSRGARLATTNSTTVSPDIVFCITLQNDFPKLLKSTDFGQSWSVITTFTGTGLKGRDTTNGMSNGQGYYDLAIMMNPANADHLIVGTTSAWKSTDGGANFKPIGGYIGSFPLHPDMQSMVANGMDSYISTDGGVVYSSDFFSETANFSIRHKGLSGSDFWGFDQGWAEDLVVGGRYHNGNGALYEPYGSGNTLLVGGGEDATGHVFPVPGKKGKIGFRDVGTKVIPQSLAGKIENADNQNQKWPSNVNYGEFSSKLIVHPYYSNIFYVGYKNSLWKSEDNGLTYYELKDFGTNVWRYDISKSNPDRIYLITTTGLWKTTDGGITWLQLFLPSGVVFKYYNSDIVVNSGNEDILWFCQKGGTASNKVFKSVDAGNTWVNYTGTLLNNKNISFLAAQGGTNDGIYAIQNTPNASVYYRDNNLADWVDFNTGLPRNFEARQGGIIFYRDNKLRLAGNRGIWESPLYSASTPISIPMANKNKISCDKDTVTFTDNSILDYAGASWKWDFPGASFVNNSNVREPKVTYPGPGLYTVSLTVKNNQDSSSIRTVSNMINFNKSLCISDTLPGKALTVSGERKEINIGTIGINSNSFSISCWIKPKGNQKSFSQIIGQYTYPNSIYGFGLGFSYNGYTENLNLCYTDNTVTFRQKSKLIADSTQWNHVVLVYSPTNVKIYLNGVAEIVNAGPMLPINLSTKPFFINPDILHQGGNFEGEIDEVKFYNYALSQTEIRQKKHLILREGIAETGLIKYIQFNQTGPSNPRYVWELVSGSLITLPDSNFLIPSTAPIASGQSFSKDITVGGQHTFPGTGIELFWPNVGTFPNGEVVAFRLNGAPDSYPDSISYSVPNKGYYIINNYGTNATFTPIQKIKFGKLPLPDNSRLTNFNLYKRPSNSFDRTTWLTKLGNAINFTYAANSESSLEFSNEKIDSFSQYLISINDNFCINETLKSGNWNDPTVWSCSVVPGVGSLVKINKGHIIEVPNGVVAQPSFIELSGKILIRVGGIVKLPN